The proteins below are encoded in one region of Candidatus Amarolinea dominans:
- a CDS encoding Uma2 family endonuclease: MTRTETPTPTNGDGGGDGYGDGYGNGYGNGYGNGTKLIWVPSRSRPGLRNRTLLDLLRTHGDLLELPTEDGEPLETPWHLAQIAFFLELIHYAWRERNDFYAGGNMFIYYSLAQVRNRDYKGPDFYVVLDVDGSVGREAWVVWEENGRYPNFIFELMSVSTRQNDLTTKKDLYAHTFHTQDYFCYDPETKALMGWHLQGDDYVALLPNAQGWLWSEALKMWIGKWHGRNHALDTAWLRFYTADGELVLRHDEVEQQRAEAERQRAEAERQRAEAERQRAEAAEARLARLQMRLQALGISAGDNGTDV, translated from the coding sequence ATGACCAGGACAGAAACGCCGACGCCCACGAATGGGGATGGCGGCGGGGATGGCTACGGGGATGGCTATGGAAATGGCTATGGAAATGGCTATGGAAATGGCACTAAGCTCATTTGGGTTCCCTCCCGTTCGCGGCCAGGCCTTCGCAATCGTACACTCCTCGATCTCCTGAGAACCCATGGAGATCTGCTGGAATTGCCGACAGAGGATGGTGAACCCTTGGAAACTCCCTGGCACCTGGCCCAAATCGCCTTTTTCCTTGAACTCATTCATTACGCCTGGCGTGAGCGCAACGACTTCTACGCCGGCGGCAACATGTTCATCTACTACAGCCTGGCGCAAGTGCGCAACCGGGACTACAAAGGGCCAGATTTCTACGTCGTGCTCGACGTGGATGGCTCGGTCGGGCGCGAGGCCTGGGTGGTCTGGGAGGAAAACGGTCGCTATCCCAATTTCATCTTCGAGCTGATGTCGGTTTCGACACGCCAGAACGACCTGACGACCAAGAAGGACCTGTACGCGCACACCTTCCACACGCAGGATTACTTCTGCTACGATCCAGAAACGAAGGCGCTCATGGGCTGGCATTTGCAGGGCGATGACTATGTGGCGCTGCTCCCCAACGCCCAGGGCTGGCTCTGGAGTGAGGCCCTCAAGATGTGGATTGGTAAATGGCACGGCCGCAACCACGCGCTCGACACCGCCTGGTTGCGCTTCTACACCGCGGATGGCGAGCTTGTCCTCCGTCACGATGAAGTCGAGCAGCAGCGGGCTGAGGCGGAGCGGCAGCGGGCTGAGGCGGAGCGGCAGCGGGCTGAGGCGGAGCGGCAGCGGGCTGAGGCGGCCGAAGCGCGCCTGGCACGCTTACAAATGCGTTTGCAGGCGCTGGGCATCAGCGCCGGAGACAACGGCACTGACGTATGA
- a CDS encoding 4'-phosphopantetheinyl transferase superfamily protein, with the protein MIHWLVQSTEAHPDLARGQPPLGLLSAAELARFDAMRSPKRRHDWLLGRWTAKHLVQRFLLATTHQTAPLATIEIKNEDDGSPFVELHAAIGIPGDGSNGSNGSNGSNGSNGSNGSNGSSGRLPVCLTISHCEEWALCAVIALDSRQATSGPAASAGQAPPAIGVDIERVRPRDWNFVETFFTEAEIRQVQTAPPAWRDTLITAIWSAKEAALKVVKLGLTVDTRRVDCVCNLDRAPDDDWLPLQVTYHPATAAAAEIMPGWWTTRDGFVLTLAFSQNMA; encoded by the coding sequence ATGATCCACTGGCTCGTTCAATCCACCGAGGCGCATCCTGATCTGGCGCGCGGCCAGCCGCCCCTGGGCTTGCTCAGCGCAGCGGAGCTGGCGCGCTTCGACGCCATGCGTTCGCCCAAACGTCGTCATGACTGGTTGCTCGGACGCTGGACCGCCAAACACCTGGTGCAACGCTTCCTGCTGGCGACCACGCACCAGACTGCGCCGCTGGCAACCATCGAAATCAAGAATGAAGACGATGGATCGCCGTTCGTGGAGCTGCACGCTGCAATTGGAATTCCTGGCGATGGGAGTAATGGAAGTAATGGAAGTAATGGAAGTAATGGAAGTAATGGAAGTAATGGAAGTAATGGAAGTAGCGGCAGATTGCCGGTTTGCCTGACGATCAGTCACTGTGAAGAATGGGCGCTGTGCGCCGTGATTGCGCTCGATAGCCGGCAAGCGACATCCGGCCCGGCTGCGAGCGCAGGCCAGGCGCCCCCAGCCATCGGCGTTGACATCGAACGCGTGCGGCCGCGTGACTGGAACTTCGTGGAGACATTCTTCACCGAAGCGGAAATCCGGCAGGTGCAGACCGCGCCGCCGGCCTGGCGCGATACTCTGATTACGGCCATTTGGAGCGCCAAAGAAGCGGCGCTCAAGGTGGTCAAACTAGGGCTGACCGTTGATACACGTCGGGTTGACTGTGTGTGTAACCTTGACCGTGCGCCCGACGATGACTGGCTCCCACTCCAGGTCACCTATCATCCCGCGACGGCCGCCGCCGCTGAAATCATGCCCGGCTGGTGGACCACGCGTGACGGATTTGTATTGACGCTGGCGTTTTCGCAGAACATGGCCTGA
- a CDS encoding acyl-CoA carboxylase subunit beta, producing MESYVKKLRDRKAIAAGTVKEADAQHKKGRLTARERVELLFDPDTFTEIDTLVLPRSETYLDGRASRYGDGVITGFGQVNGRHVYVASQNAGVMGGSLGEMHANKIVKAMRMALRDGYPFIAINDSGGARIQEGVDSLGGYARIFDANCEASGVIPQISVIMGPCAGGAVYSPALTDFIFMTDNSYMFITGPDVVKAVMNEEVSLDELGGGLVHSQESGVSHFLAKDDQQCLAQVRNLLSYLPSNSQNDPPYVPPVDDPNRRCPELEELVPTDRHKPYDVRQVIASVVDDGRFTEVHELWAQNMVIGFARLNGYVVGIVANQPMVLAGCIDIKASLKASRFIRLCDAYNVPIITLQDVPGFLPGTNQEYGGIIRNGARMIYAYSEATVPKLMVILRKSYGGAYCVMSSKGLRGDYLFAWPNAEIAVMGADGAVNILFRKQMQESADPEARRKELVDMYEERFNNPYVAAARGLIDDVIEPRDTRRALIRTLEVTLSKQERHVPKKHGVSPM from the coding sequence GTGGAATCGTATGTGAAGAAATTGCGCGACCGCAAGGCCATTGCCGCGGGCACAGTCAAGGAGGCCGACGCCCAGCACAAGAAGGGGCGCCTGACTGCCCGCGAACGAGTCGAGCTGCTGTTCGACCCTGACACCTTTACCGAAATTGACACCCTGGTCCTGCCCCGTTCCGAAACCTACCTCGATGGGCGTGCCTCACGCTACGGCGACGGCGTCATCACCGGCTTCGGCCAGGTCAACGGTCGCCATGTCTACGTGGCGTCACAAAACGCCGGCGTCATGGGCGGCTCCCTGGGCGAAATGCATGCCAACAAGATCGTCAAGGCGATGCGCATGGCGCTGCGCGACGGCTACCCCTTCATCGCCATCAACGACTCCGGCGGCGCCCGCATCCAGGAAGGCGTGGACAGCCTGGGCGGTTATGCCCGCATCTTCGACGCCAACTGCGAGGCGTCTGGGGTGATTCCGCAGATCTCAGTCATCATGGGGCCATGCGCGGGCGGCGCCGTCTATTCGCCGGCCCTGACCGACTTCATCTTCATGACCGACAACAGCTACATGTTCATCACCGGCCCGGACGTGGTCAAAGCCGTGATGAACGAAGAGGTTAGCCTGGATGAGCTGGGCGGGGGCCTGGTTCACAGCCAGGAGAGCGGCGTCAGCCATTTCCTGGCCAAAGACGATCAACAATGCCTGGCCCAGGTGCGTAACCTGCTCTCATACCTGCCCTCGAACAGCCAGAACGACCCGCCCTACGTACCGCCGGTGGATGATCCCAACCGCCGCTGCCCTGAGCTGGAGGAATTGGTGCCAACCGATCGGCACAAGCCCTACGATGTCCGCCAGGTCATCGCCAGCGTGGTGGACGATGGCCGTTTCACTGAAGTTCACGAACTGTGGGCGCAAAACATGGTCATCGGCTTTGCCCGCCTCAACGGCTACGTCGTCGGCATTGTGGCCAATCAACCGATGGTGCTGGCGGGGTGCATTGACATCAAGGCCTCGCTCAAAGCCTCGCGCTTCATCCGTCTGTGCGATGCGTACAACGTCCCCATCATCACCCTGCAGGACGTGCCCGGCTTTCTGCCCGGCACCAACCAGGAATATGGCGGCATCATCCGCAACGGCGCGCGCATGATCTACGCCTACAGCGAGGCCACGGTGCCCAAGCTGATGGTCATCCTGCGCAAGAGCTACGGCGGTGCCTATTGCGTTATGTCAAGCAAGGGCCTGCGCGGCGACTACCTCTTCGCCTGGCCCAATGCTGAAATCGCGGTCATGGGCGCGGACGGCGCGGTCAACATCCTCTTCCGCAAACAGATGCAGGAATCGGCTGACCCGGAGGCCAGGCGCAAGGAACTGGTGGACATGTACGAGGAAAGGTTCAACAACCCATATGTGGCGGCCGCGCGGGGTCTGATTGATGACGTGATCGAGCCACGCGATACGCGGCGTGCGCTGATTCGCACCCTGGAAGTCACCCTGTCCAAGCAGGAACGTCACGTGCCCAAGAAGCACGGCGTCTCGCCGATGTAA